From Enterococcus wangshanyuanii, the proteins below share one genomic window:
- a CDS encoding DNA translocase FtsK, which produces MAQKRKRAKKKKTKKQQQQQEHLNFIFLGIFFIFFGLFGLLKLGFLGTLIANGLRVAIGNTFPVAACLLMLYGLSLVIFGREFPIKKTRPIIGGVVIYLGVLLFFHAYMFRNVGTQTPDILGTTWDFLKIDLKGNAVAQNVGGGMIGAALYSMTYFLIAQFGSYLVATLLILLGIFLISMLDVQQVMSGLQSIREKLGHFFAKSEAKQSEKEAKRAEKRAAKQAEVERLAQERLKNDVRELTPGEKLAQESWEQEEKEGLEPEQLTLVPIDSFQSQAELQPVQSEQRITEPEMDEGGDLDFEISEEAEDRDYELPPSTLLDSIPSADQSGEYQKIEKNIGVLEQTFKSFGVDAKVVKASLGPAVTKFEIQPAVGVKVSKVVSLTDDIALALAAKDVRMEAPIPGKSLIGIEVPNSTVSTVSFRDIIEAQPSHPDKLLEVPLGRDISGMVQSADLTKMPHLLIAGSTGSGKSVAINGIISSILMRAKPHEVKLMMIDPKMVELNVYNGIPHLLTPVVTNPRKAAQALQKVVQEMEFRYEKFAATGVRNISGYNDLVIQKNLEDGENRPILPFIVVIVDELADLMMVASNEVEDAIIRLAQMARAAGIHMILATQRPSVDVITGIIKANVPSRMAFAVSSGTDSRTIIDSNGAEKLLGRGDMLFLPMGENKPIRVQGAFISDQEVERVVAFVTEQQEAEYQESMMPTEEDTTSTSSEASQDELYEDAKALVVEMQTASISLLQRRFRIGYNRAARLVDELEEHGVIGPSEGSKPRKVFIEPMPEEGLADHEIE; this is translated from the coding sequence ATGGCACAAAAAAGGAAACGTGCAAAAAAGAAAAAAACAAAAAAACAGCAACAACAACAAGAGCATCTGAATTTCATTTTTCTTGGAATCTTTTTTATTTTCTTTGGCTTATTCGGTCTATTAAAATTAGGCTTTTTAGGAACCTTGATTGCAAATGGCTTACGCGTTGCGATTGGGAATACATTTCCTGTCGCAGCTTGCTTATTGATGCTTTATGGGCTATCTTTGGTGATCTTTGGTCGCGAGTTTCCCATTAAGAAAACACGTCCGATCATTGGCGGAGTTGTGATCTATTTAGGGGTATTGCTGTTTTTCCATGCGTATATGTTTCGCAATGTAGGAACGCAGACACCTGATATTTTAGGCACGACATGGGATTTTCTAAAAATCGATCTTAAAGGGAATGCAGTGGCTCAAAATGTTGGCGGTGGAATGATAGGTGCTGCGCTTTATAGTATGACGTATTTCTTGATTGCACAGTTTGGCAGTTATTTGGTTGCTACATTATTGATTCTGCTCGGAATTTTTCTTATAAGTATGCTTGATGTTCAACAAGTAATGAGCGGCTTGCAGAGCATTCGCGAAAAACTGGGACATTTCTTTGCTAAAAGCGAAGCAAAACAGTCAGAGAAAGAAGCGAAGCGGGCAGAAAAACGTGCGGCCAAACAAGCTGAGGTCGAAAGGCTGGCGCAGGAACGTCTAAAAAATGATGTGCGTGAGCTGACTCCTGGTGAGAAATTGGCACAGGAATCTTGGGAACAAGAAGAAAAAGAAGGACTAGAACCAGAACAGTTGACTTTAGTACCGATCGACAGTTTTCAAAGTCAAGCTGAGCTGCAGCCTGTGCAGTCAGAACAGAGAATTACTGAACCAGAGATGGATGAAGGTGGCGATTTGGACTTTGAGATCTCAGAAGAAGCTGAAGATCGTGATTATGAACTACCGCCGTCTACATTATTAGATTCGATTCCTTCTGCTGATCAAAGCGGTGAATACCAAAAAATCGAAAAGAACATCGGTGTACTGGAGCAAACCTTCAAAAGCTTCGGAGTTGACGCTAAAGTCGTTAAAGCTAGCCTAGGACCTGCGGTGACAAAATTCGAAATTCAACCTGCTGTAGGGGTTAAAGTCAGCAAAGTCGTTAGTTTAACAGATGACATCGCTCTAGCATTAGCGGCGAAAGATGTGCGGATGGAAGCACCGATTCCAGGGAAATCACTGATCGGGATCGAGGTCCCTAATAGTACAGTCAGCACTGTTTCCTTTAGAGATATCATCGAAGCACAGCCAAGTCATCCAGACAAGTTGCTGGAGGTTCCTTTAGGAAGAGATATTTCAGGGATGGTCCAGTCGGCAGATTTAACGAAAATGCCTCACTTGTTGATTGCTGGATCGACAGGGAGCGGGAAGTCTGTTGCGATCAACGGTATCATTTCAAGTATTTTGATGCGGGCAAAACCTCACGAAGTGAAATTGATGATGATCGATCCAAAAATGGTCGAACTGAATGTTTATAATGGGATTCCGCATCTATTGACACCAGTCGTGACAAATCCTAGAAAAGCGGCGCAAGCTCTTCAAAAAGTCGTTCAGGAAATGGAATTCCGTTATGAAAAATTTGCGGCGACGGGTGTTCGAAATATTTCTGGATACAATGATTTGGTCATTCAAAAGAATTTAGAAGATGGTGAAAACCGTCCGATTTTACCATTTATTGTTGTGATCGTAGATGAATTAGCTGACTTGATGATGGTTGCCAGTAATGAAGTCGAAGATGCAATCATCCGTTTGGCGCAAATGGCTCGTGCAGCTGGAATCCATATGATCTTAGCTACACAACGTCCAAGTGTGGATGTCATTACAGGAATCATCAAAGCCAATGTACCGTCAAGGATGGCATTTGCTGTTTCCAGCGGAACAGATTCTCGCACGATCATCGATAGCAATGGTGCAGAAAAACTATTGGGACGAGGCGACATGCTGTTCTTACCAATGGGCGAAAATAAACCGATCCGGGTGCAAGGTGCCTTCATATCTGATCAGGAAGTGGAACGAGTTGTCGCTTTTGTAACTGAGCAGCAAGAAGCAGAGTATCAAGAAAGTATGATGCCGACAGAAGAAGACACGACCAGCACAAGCAGTGAAGCTTCACAAGATGAATTATATGAAGACGCGAAAGCTTTAGTCGTAGAAATGCAGACAGCAAGCATATCGTTGCTTCAAAGACGCTTTAGAATCGGTTATAATCGTGCAGCTCGTCTCGTAGATGAGCTAGAAGAACATGGCGTGATCGGACCGTCAGAAGGTAGCAAACCAAGAAAAGTATTTATTGAACCTATGCCTGAAGAAGGACTTGCCGATCATGAAATAGAGTAG
- a CDS encoding GntR family transcriptional regulator — MRRKSVLYLDVAEEIKANIMNGTYPVGSLLPTETELEQLFDVSKITVRRAIELLSSEELVEKKSGKGTTVLSNRPYNKLSKAGTFTEYLNDSGQKVAKKILNLEQVKLSEDSPVYENMGANVVKFSRLYTLDGKPYIYFNYYLPITLVDVPMEDFENESLYRLMDQHGIEILTFEDSFQTVELTEEQQRILETKEKNGLKRIRKSMNPSGKVVEFSEAIYNTALYPYVIEYEA; from the coding sequence ATGAGAAGAAAAAGTGTACTATATTTAGATGTCGCAGAAGAAATAAAAGCCAATATTATGAACGGTACATATCCAGTAGGTTCTCTTTTACCAACTGAAACAGAGCTTGAACAACTATTTGATGTCAGCAAAATCACTGTTCGCCGAGCGATCGAGCTTCTTTCATCAGAAGAATTAGTGGAGAAAAAAAGCGGCAAAGGAACTACTGTATTAAGCAATCGTCCTTATAACAAATTATCGAAAGCGGGTACATTTACGGAGTATTTGAATGATTCAGGACAAAAAGTGGCAAAGAAAATATTGAATTTGGAACAAGTAAAATTGTCAGAGGATTCACCTGTCTATGAAAATATGGGAGCAAATGTAGTAAAATTTTCCCGTTTATATACGCTAGATGGAAAACCATATATCTATTTTAATTATTATTTACCCATCACATTAGTTGATGTTCCAATGGAAGATTTTGAAAATGAGTCACTGTATCGCTTGATGGATCAGCATGGGATCGAGATTTTAACATTTGAAGATAGTTTTCAAACAGTTGAATTAACGGAAGAACAACAGCGCATTTTAGAAACAAAAGAAAAAAATGGGCTAAAAAGAATTCGAAAGTCTATGAATCCTTCCGGAAAAGTCGTTGAATTTTCAGAAGCTATCTACAATACAGCTCTTTATCCATATGTGATTGAGTATGAAGCATAA
- a CDS encoding NAD(P)/FAD-dependent oxidoreductase: MSKHVVILGAGYAGLRALHELQKGNDDIKITLVDQNDYHFEATDIHEVAAGIQTSERITYPIKDVVKTACTTFVQGTVEKIDSENQEVHLKDQAPLSYDYLIVALGYESESFGIPGVEEFSLKMVDIPTSEKVYQHLTEQMKAYKETKDENYLKIVVCGAGFTGIELLGSLVEGKKKLAAMAEVEPDKIQLYCVEAVTRLLPMFSEKLGGYGIDHLKKWGVNFLVGKPIKEIKQDTVVYLDDQETNELKELAAKTIIWTTGVSGSHVVGESGFAAKRGRVMVQPDLTDADHSNVYIIGDCSAVMDKESNRPYPTTAQISLKMGEHAGKNIKAQLKGEPTKEFTFKSLGSVASIGNSHAFGEVGKMEVKGYPASVIKKAIMDRSLFETGGIKEVLAKGRFDFYR; encoded by the coding sequence ATGAGCAAACACGTTGTTATTTTAGGCGCTGGCTATGCTGGCTTAAGAGCGCTGCATGAATTACAAAAAGGAAATGATGATATCAAAATCACATTAGTGGATCAAAATGACTATCACTTTGAGGCAACAGATATTCACGAAGTAGCTGCTGGAATCCAAACTTCTGAGCGGATCACTTATCCAATCAAAGATGTAGTCAAAACAGCTTGCACCACTTTTGTCCAAGGAACAGTAGAAAAAATCGACAGTGAAAACCAAGAAGTTCACTTAAAAGATCAAGCACCACTTTCTTATGACTATTTGATCGTAGCATTAGGCTATGAATCAGAATCATTTGGTATTCCTGGTGTGGAAGAATTTTCATTAAAAATGGTAGATATACCAACTTCAGAAAAGGTCTATCAACATTTAACCGAGCAAATGAAGGCTTATAAAGAAACAAAAGATGAGAATTACTTGAAGATCGTTGTCTGCGGTGCTGGCTTTACTGGAATCGAGCTACTAGGTTCTTTAGTTGAAGGGAAAAAGAAACTTGCAGCAATGGCTGAGGTCGAACCTGACAAAATTCAATTATACTGTGTTGAAGCAGTGACACGTCTGTTACCGATGTTTAGTGAAAAACTAGGCGGATACGGGATCGATCATCTAAAAAAATGGGGCGTCAATTTCTTAGTCGGCAAACCAATCAAAGAGATCAAACAAGATACAGTAGTCTATTTAGATGATCAGGAAACCAATGAATTAAAAGAGTTAGCAGCAAAAACGATCATTTGGACAACTGGTGTCAGTGGTAGTCATGTCGTTGGTGAATCTGGTTTTGCAGCCAAACGCGGTCGTGTGATGGTTCAACCAGATTTGACAGATGCTGACCATAGCAATGTGTACATTATTGGTGACTGTTCTGCTGTCATGGACAAAGAATCAAATCGTCCGTATCCAACAACTGCACAAATTTCTCTTAAAATGGGAGAACATGCAGGAAAAAATATCAAAGCACAATTAAAAGGTGAACCGACAAAAGAATTTACGTTCAAATCATTAGGATCTGTGGCTTCTATCGGTAATAGCCATGCATTCGGTGAAGTCGGTAAAATGGAAGTCAAAGGCTATCCAGCATCTGTCATTAAAAAAGCGATCATGGACCGTTCGTTATTTGAAACAGGGGGCATCAAGGAAGTTCTTGCTAAAGGACGTTTTGACTTCTATCGTTAA
- a CDS encoding prenyltransferase yields MNKEVFFELVELKAKTASVLPFLLGICFSWYHYQNLHLFYVLIYFIAMFIFNMAVDILDNYNDYHHAKEGHDYKEKTNIIGRENLSLSMIRSWIIWMIVISALMGIGLSVIVGWPLLWLGLYCYLIGIFYSSGPKPLSSLPLGEVFSGFTMGFMIMLICVYINTFESFQWTLANLGSIFLVSLPNTCLIANLMLANNICDLEEDEMNHRFTLVHYLGKKASIRLFVGLIIIAFGSIIVSMILGLIPITMLLMIITVPFIWKQTKLFLNEQIKTKTFICAVKILAVGAFSQVVFFAIGLWFK; encoded by the coding sequence TTGAATAAAGAAGTATTTTTTGAACTTGTTGAACTTAAAGCAAAAACAGCTAGTGTGTTACCTTTTCTTTTAGGCATTTGTTTTAGTTGGTATCATTATCAGAATTTGCATTTATTTTATGTATTGATTTATTTTATTGCGATGTTCATTTTTAATATGGCTGTTGATATTTTAGATAATTATAACGATTATCATCATGCAAAAGAAGGGCATGACTATAAGGAAAAAACCAATATCATTGGGCGGGAAAACTTATCACTATCGATGATTCGCAGTTGGATCATTTGGATGATCGTGATTTCTGCATTGATGGGGATTGGTTTATCTGTGATCGTCGGCTGGCCCTTGTTATGGTTGGGCTTGTATTGTTACTTGATCGGAATTTTTTATTCTTCAGGTCCTAAGCCGCTGTCCAGCTTGCCGTTAGGTGAAGTTTTTTCCGGCTTTACGATGGGCTTTATGATCATGTTGATTTGTGTGTACATCAACACATTTGAATCTTTTCAGTGGACGCTGGCGAATCTTGGCAGTATCTTTTTGGTGTCGTTGCCTAATACATGCCTGATCGCTAACCTGATGCTGGCCAATAATATTTGTGATTTGGAAGAAGATGAGATGAATCACCGTTTTACTTTAGTTCATTATTTAGGAAAAAAAGCATCGATTCGTTTATTTGTCGGTTTGATCATTATTGCTTTTGGTTCGATCATCGTAAGTATGATCTTAGGCTTGATACCGATCACCATGCTTCTGATGATCATCACGGTTCCGTTTATCTGGAAGCAGACTAAGTTGTTTTTAAACGAGCAGATCAAAACCAAGACATTTATCTGCGCTGTCAAAATTTTAGCTGTCGGGGCTTTTTCACAAGTTGTTTTTTTTGCCATAGGATTGTGGTTTAAATAA
- a CDS encoding polyprenyl synthetase family protein, which translates to MNEFWKDFPVIQQQLNETCELIKHQVKVRNKDIEQALIDLTCSGGKLLRPAFFFLFAQIGDKQKQDHQQLIKIAASIEILHMATLVHDDIIDDSPLRRGAATIQSRYGKDIAVYTGDLLFTEFFELLADTMNGSDFLHTNASAMKRLLLGELDQMHTRYKKNITVFDYLRSVNGKTAELFSLSCLEGAHFGYADKEIQRLAARIGRNIGIAFQVYDDILDYSADTKTLKKPVLEDLAQGVYTLPLIFAIQKVPERFYPYLEKKSDISVEQAAELGQLVHEYDGVTDAKNFAKKVTEKALIDIQKLPDCLGKEQLEQLTQLLLQRSF; encoded by the coding sequence ATGAATGAGTTTTGGAAAGATTTCCCTGTGATTCAGCAACAATTGAATGAAACCTGTGAATTGATCAAACACCAAGTAAAAGTCCGCAATAAAGATATCGAGCAAGCGTTGATCGACCTGACTTGTTCTGGTGGTAAACTATTGCGACCTGCTTTCTTTTTCTTGTTTGCTCAAATTGGTGATAAACAAAAACAAGATCATCAACAATTGATCAAGATCGCCGCATCGATCGAAATTCTGCATATGGCCACTCTTGTCCATGATGACATCATCGATGATTCGCCGCTGAGACGTGGCGCAGCAACGATTCAATCGCGTTACGGGAAAGATATCGCCGTTTATACAGGTGATTTATTATTCACTGAATTTTTTGAATTGCTGGCAGATACAATGAATGGTTCTGATTTCTTACATACAAATGCTTCTGCAATGAAACGACTGTTGCTTGGCGAATTGGATCAAATGCATACACGCTATAAAAAGAACATCACTGTATTTGATTACCTGCGTAGCGTCAACGGCAAAACAGCTGAGCTATTTTCTCTAAGTTGCTTAGAGGGCGCTCATTTTGGCTATGCTGATAAAGAAATCCAGCGGTTAGCTGCGCGTATCGGGCGTAATATTGGCATCGCTTTTCAAGTTTATGATGATATTTTGGATTACTCGGCTGATACAAAAACATTGAAAAAACCTGTTTTAGAGGATCTAGCCCAAGGTGTTTATACATTACCTTTGATTTTTGCTATACAAAAAGTGCCTGAACGGTTCTATCCTTATTTAGAGAAAAAATCAGATATTTCAGTAGAACAAGCTGCTGAATTAGGCCAACTGGTCCACGAATATGATGGCGTGACAGATGCCAAAAATTTTGCAAAAAAAGTAACTGAAAAAGCACTGATCGATATTCAAAAATTACCTGATTGTTTAGGTAAAGAACAACTTGAACAGCTAACACAATTGTTACTGCAACGCTCATTTTGA